In one Vibrio sp. VB16 genomic region, the following are encoded:
- the fbaA gene encoding class II fructose-bisphosphate aldolase gives MSKIFDFVKPGVISGADVQKVFEVAKENNFALPAVNCIGTDSVNAVLEAAAKAKAPVIVQFSNGGAAFFAGKGVKLEGQGAAVLGAVAGAKYVHAVAATYGVPVILHTDHAAKKLLPWIDGMLDAGEEFFAQTGKPLFSSHMIDLSEESLEENIEICGQYLARMAKMGMTLEIELGCTGGEEDGVDNSDMDASELYTSPEDVAYSYEKLNAISPNFTIAASFGNVHGVYQAGNVVLTPTILRDSQAYCTEKFGLAPNALNFVFHGGSGSSEEEIQESIGYGVIKMNIDTDTQWACWDGIRQYEAANRDFLQGQIGNPTGESAPNKKHYDPRVWLRAAQVSMVTRLEKAFSDLNAVDVL, from the coding sequence ATGTCTAAGATCTTCGATTTCGTAAAACCAGGTGTTATCTCTGGAGCAGACGTACAAAAAGTATTTGAAGTTGCAAAAGAAAACAACTTCGCACTTCCTGCAGTTAACTGTATTGGTACTGATTCTGTAAACGCAGTATTAGAAGCAGCAGCTAAAGCTAAAGCTCCTGTTATCGTTCAGTTCTCTAACGGTGGTGCTGCATTCTTCGCTGGTAAAGGTGTTAAGCTAGAAGGTCAAGGTGCTGCGGTTCTAGGCGCTGTAGCGGGTGCTAAATATGTACACGCTGTTGCCGCTACTTACGGTGTTCCAGTTATTCTGCATACTGACCACGCAGCTAAGAAGCTTCTTCCTTGGATTGACGGAATGCTAGACGCAGGTGAAGAGTTCTTCGCTCAAACGGGTAAGCCTCTATTTTCTTCACACATGATCGATCTTTCTGAAGAGTCTCTTGAAGAAAACATTGAAATTTGTGGTCAATATCTTGCTCGCATGGCGAAAATGGGTATGACTCTAGAGATTGAACTAGGTTGTACTGGTGGTGAAGAAGATGGCGTAGATAACTCTGATATGGACGCGTCTGAGCTTTACACTTCTCCTGAAGATGTTGCATATTCATATGAGAAGTTGAATGCTATCAGCCCTAACTTCACTATCGCGGCATCTTTCGGTAACGTACACGGTGTTTACCAAGCTGGTAACGTTGTACTTACTCCAACTATTTTACGTGACTCTCAAGCTTACTGTACTGAGAAATTTGGTCTTGCACCAAATGCACTTAACTTCGTATTCCACGGTGGTTCTGGCTCTTCTGAAGAAGAGATTCAAGAGTCTATCGGTTATGGTGTTATCAAAATGAACATCGATACTGATACTCAGTGGGCATGTTGGGATGGTATCCGTCAGTACGAAGCTGCTAATCGCGATTTCTTGCAAGGTCAAATCGGTAACCCAACTGGTGAGTCAGCACCTAACAAGAAACATTACGATCCACGCGTATGGTTACGTGCTGCTCAAGTTTCTATGGTTACGCGCCTTGAAAAAGCGTTCTCTGATCTTAATGCTGTAGACGTATTATAA
- a CDS encoding LysE/ArgO family amino acid transporter — MNFWILFQGFGLGASMIIPIGAQNAYILNQGIKKNHHLTAATLCSLIDALLISLGVFGGGAILSQNELLLSTVTIGGIAFLTFYGYLSLKSAFQSQTENLNINTITKSRRSVILSVFAVSLLNPHVYLDTVVVLGSIGGQFEGSDRLSFAIGTMTASFVWFFALSIAASKLAPTLSKPKVKASIDIGVALIMFLIAASLAKGLIIQHL, encoded by the coding sequence GTGAATTTTTGGATTTTATTTCAAGGTTTTGGGTTGGGAGCGAGCATGATCATCCCCATTGGTGCGCAGAACGCTTATATTTTAAATCAAGGGATAAAAAAGAATCATCACTTAACCGCCGCTACGTTGTGCAGCTTGATAGATGCATTATTAATTTCACTTGGTGTTTTTGGTGGCGGTGCCATTTTGTCTCAAAACGAACTTCTATTAAGCACGGTAACTATTGGTGGTATTGCTTTTCTTACTTTTTACGGTTACTTATCTCTAAAAAGTGCCTTTCAATCTCAAACTGAAAATCTCAATATCAATACCATTACCAAAAGTCGACGCAGCGTAATTCTAAGTGTGTTCGCTGTATCTCTACTCAACCCACATGTCTATTTGGATACCGTTGTTGTCCTCGGTTCCATTGGAGGTCAATTTGAAGGGAGTGATAGGTTATCTTTCGCTATTGGCACCATGACCGCTTCATTTGTTTGGTTTTTTGCCTTATCAATTGCGGCATCTAAGCTCGCGCCAACACTGTCAAAACCCAAGGTCAAAGCAAGTATCGATATAGGTGTCGCTCTAATTATGTTTCTGATTGCGGCTTCTCTTGCCAAAGGACTTATCATTCAACATCTATAA
- a CDS encoding LysR family transcriptional regulator ArgP, producing MRGLDYRWIETLDAVVDYRSFEKAAKKLCISQSAVSQRIKQLEKWSSQPVLVREQPPRATLVGQKLLGLYRRVSLLEQDLLPDLNSSDSDLPIDVSIATNADSLATWLLPSLAPILLESKLALNFIVDDENRTLEKLRTGEVVGAICIENNSIPGCVADFLGVSEYICVASPDFCQRYFSDGVTRESLMKAPAVVFNQYDHMHEQFIQKNFSLSITSVVKHTVRSSEAFVNLTTLGVAYSLIPKLQISDELKKGSLVNIVPELSISNPLYWHHWQLESGVLKQLSNAIIQYAKEKLPQQK from the coding sequence ATGAGAGGTTTGGATTACCGATGGATAGAAACGCTAGATGCGGTGGTGGACTATCGCAGTTTTGAGAAAGCAGCAAAAAAATTGTGCATTTCTCAATCGGCTGTTTCTCAAAGAATTAAGCAGTTGGAGAAGTGGTCTTCACAACCAGTCTTGGTAAGAGAGCAACCACCGAGAGCAACGCTTGTAGGTCAAAAACTTTTAGGGCTTTATCGTAGGGTTTCTTTGTTGGAACAAGATCTCCTACCGGATCTAAACAGCAGCGATAGTGATCTACCCATCGATGTGTCAATAGCGACGAATGCAGACAGTTTAGCCACTTGGCTGTTGCCAAGCCTTGCTCCGATTCTTTTGGAGTCCAAATTAGCGCTTAACTTCATTGTTGATGATGAAAACAGAACGTTAGAGAAACTAAGGACAGGAGAAGTAGTGGGAGCAATATGTATAGAAAACAATTCAATACCTGGTTGCGTAGCCGATTTCTTAGGGGTTTCAGAGTATATATGTGTAGCAAGCCCGGACTTTTGCCAACGTTATTTCTCTGACGGTGTTACCAGAGAATCCTTAATGAAGGCGCCAGCTGTTGTATTTAATCAATACGACCATATGCATGAGCAATTTATTCAAAAAAACTTCTCTTTGTCGATCACAAGTGTGGTTAAACATACAGTAAGAAGTTCAGAAGCGTTTGTTAATTTGACCACCTTAGGAGTGGCGTATTCATTGATTCCTAAACTGCAAATTAGTGATGAACTTAAAAAAGGGAGCTTAGTTAATATTGTTCCTGAGCTTAGTATCTCTAACCCGTTATATTGGCATCACTGGCAACTGGAAAGCGGTGTGCTTAAGCAGCTTTCTAACGCAATTATCCAATACGCAAAAGAAAAGCTGCCACAACAGAAATAA
- the tkt gene encoding transketolase has translation MPSQLPSQQELANAIRALSMDGVQKANSGHPGAPMGMADIAEVLWRGHLNHNPQNPEWADRDRFILSNGHGSMLIYSLLHLSGYELSIDDLKNFRQLHSKTPGHPEYGYAPGIETTTGPLGQGITNAVGMALAEKALAAQFNQEGHDVVDHNTYVFMGDGCLMEGISHEACSLAGTLGLGKLVAFWDDNGISIDGEVDGWFTDDTPKRFEAYGWHVIPAVDGHDAAAINAAIEAAKAETGKPTLICTKTVIGFGSPNKSGTHDCHGAPLGADEIVATRKALGWEHGPFEIPSEIYAQWSAKEAGAAKEATWNEKFAAYEAAYPELAAEFKRRVNGELPAEWEAKTSQIIADLQANPANIASRKASQNALEAFGAMLPEFMGGSADLAPSNLTMWSGSKSITPEDASGNYIHYGVREFGMTAIMNGLALHGGFVPYGATFLMFMEYARNALRMAALMKVQNIQVYTHDSIGLGEDGPTHQPVEQVSSLRLTPNMSTWRPCDQVESAVAWKFAIERKDGPTSLIFSRQNLAQQERDASQVADIAKGGYILKDCDGKPELILIATGSEIELVVAAAAQLTAEGKKVRVVSMPATDVFDKQDAAYREAVLPADVRARVAVEAGIADFWYKYVGFDGRIIGMTTFGESAPAGELFKMFGFTVENVVKAANEVLA, from the coding sequence ATGCCTTCTCAACTACCTTCTCAGCAAGAGCTAGCAAATGCAATCCGTGCCCTTAGCATGGACGGTGTTCAAAAAGCCAACTCAGGTCACCCTGGCGCACCTATGGGTATGGCTGATATCGCCGAAGTACTTTGGCGTGGTCACCTAAACCATAACCCACAAAACCCAGAGTGGGCTGACCGAGATCGTTTTATATTGTCTAACGGCCACGGCTCTATGCTGATTTACTCTCTGCTTCACCTTTCAGGTTACGAGCTTTCTATTGACGACTTGAAAAACTTCCGTCAGCTACACTCGAAAACACCAGGTCACCCAGAATATGGCTATGCACCAGGCATTGAAACCACGACGGGTCCTCTTGGTCAGGGTATCACTAACGCCGTGGGTATGGCATTAGCTGAAAAAGCATTGGCCGCTCAGTTTAACCAAGAAGGTCACGACGTTGTTGACCACAACACTTATGTGTTTATGGGCGATGGCTGTTTGATGGAAGGTATCTCTCACGAGGCGTGTTCTCTTGCGGGTACTTTAGGCCTTGGTAAGCTTGTTGCATTTTGGGATGACAATGGCATCTCAATCGATGGCGAAGTAGACGGTTGGTTTACAGACGACACACCGAAACGTTTTGAAGCGTACGGCTGGCATGTTATCCCTGCGGTAGATGGTCACGATGCAGCGGCTATCAATGCAGCGATTGAAGCGGCGAAAGCAGAAACGGGTAAACCTACTCTTATCTGTACTAAAACAGTGATCGGTTTTGGTTCTCCTAACAAATCAGGTACTCACGACTGTCACGGCGCACCACTAGGCGCAGACGAAATTGTTGCAACACGTAAAGCGTTAGGCTGGGAGCACGGTCCTTTTGAAATTCCATCGGAAATCTATGCGCAATGGTCTGCAAAAGAAGCAGGCGCAGCTAAGGAAGCAACGTGGAACGAGAAATTTGCAGCTTATGAAGCAGCATATCCAGAGCTTGCAGCAGAATTCAAACGCCGCGTAAACGGTGAGCTACCAGCAGAATGGGAAGCAAAAACGTCTCAAATCATTGCAGACCTTCAAGCTAACCCAGCGAATATCGCTTCACGCAAAGCGTCTCAAAATGCATTAGAAGCGTTTGGTGCGATGCTACCTGAATTTATGGGTGGCTCGGCTGACCTTGCGCCTTCAAACCTCACCATGTGGTCTGGCTCTAAGTCAATCACACCGGAAGATGCATCGGGTAACTACATCCATTACGGTGTGCGTGAATTCGGTATGACGGCTATCATGAATGGCTTAGCCCTTCACGGTGGTTTTGTTCCTTACGGCGCGACCTTCCTGATGTTTATGGAATACGCACGTAATGCCTTACGCATGGCTGCACTGATGAAAGTGCAGAATATCCAGGTTTATACGCATGACTCCATTGGTTTGGGTGAAGATGGGCCAACGCACCAACCGGTTGAGCAGGTTTCTTCTCTACGTTTGACACCAAACATGAGCACATGGCGCCCTTGTGACCAAGTTGAATCCGCCGTGGCTTGGAAATTCGCTATTGAGCGTAAAGACGGCCCAACATCGCTTATCTTCTCTCGCCAAAACCTAGCACAGCAAGAGCGCGACGCGTCTCAAGTTGCTGACATTGCTAAGGGTGGCTACATATTGAAGGATTGTGATGGTAAGCCTGAGCTTATCCTTATTGCCACTGGCTCAGAAATTGAGCTTGTCGTTGCAGCCGCCGCGCAACTGACAGCCGAAGGCAAAAAGGTACGCGTTGTCTCTATGCCTGCAACGGATGTATTTGATAAGCAAGACGCCGCTTACCGTGAAGCCGTTCTACCTGCTGACGTAAGAGCCCGTGTTGCTGTTGAAGCGGGTATTGCTGATTTCTGGTACAAGTACGTTGGTTTTGACGGTCGTATTATCGGAATGACCACCTTTGGTGAGTCGGCTCCAGCGGGTGAACTCTTCAAGATGTTCGGCTTTACTGTCGAGAACGTGGTTAAAGCCGCGAATGAAGTGCTCGCGTAA
- the mscS gene encoding small-conductance mechanosensitive channel MscS yields MASEDTVVAGVTESLSMAETWLTDNSELLIQYGVNILSAVLILFIGNLIVKGIANTVAKALNKKNLDKAVVDFVHALVRYLLFVIVLIAALGRLGVQTASVVAVIGAAGLAVGLALQGSLSNFAAGVLIVAFRPFKSGDYVEIGGVAGSVQSIQIFQTVLTTPDNKMVVVPNGSVIGGAIVNYSHHDTRRIDHVIGVSYSADLQKTKEVITRILEADERILKEPGITVGVVALADSSVNFVARPWCSTADYWAVYFDTLQAIKEGLDKEGIEIPFPQMDVHLNKEG; encoded by the coding sequence ATGGCGAGTGAAGACACGGTAGTTGCAGGTGTAACGGAGAGTCTCTCAATGGCAGAGACGTGGCTTACCGATAACTCAGAACTATTGATTCAATACGGCGTAAATATCCTCTCTGCTGTGCTGATTCTTTTTATTGGTAACTTGATTGTAAAAGGTATAGCAAACACGGTCGCCAAGGCTTTAAATAAGAAAAACTTGGACAAAGCGGTTGTTGATTTTGTCCATGCATTAGTTCGTTATCTTTTGTTTGTCATTGTATTGATTGCTGCGTTAGGTCGCCTTGGTGTTCAAACCGCCTCTGTGGTTGCGGTTATTGGTGCTGCAGGTTTAGCCGTTGGTCTAGCCTTACAAGGATCGCTTTCTAATTTTGCCGCGGGTGTCCTTATTGTTGCGTTTCGTCCATTTAAGTCGGGTGACTATGTTGAAATCGGTGGTGTAGCTGGCTCTGTTCAATCTATTCAAATATTTCAAACGGTATTAACCACACCTGATAATAAAATGGTTGTTGTTCCTAATGGTAGTGTGATTGGTGGGGCAATTGTTAACTATTCGCATCATGATACTCGCCGTATTGATCATGTTATCGGTGTATCATATTCTGCAGATCTTCAGAAAACTAAAGAAGTAATTACTCGAATCCTTGAAGCTGATGAACGTATTTTAAAAGAGCCGGGAATCACAGTTGGTGTCGTTGCTCTTGCTGATTCATCGGTTAACTTTGTTGCTCGCCCTTGGTGCAGCACTGCGGACTACTGGGCCGTTTATTTTGATACCCTTCAAGCTATAAAAGAAGGCTTGGATAAAGAAGGCATTGAGATACCATTCCCACAGATGGATGTGCATCTAAACAAAGAGGGTTAA
- a CDS encoding SprT family zinc-dependent metalloprotease, giving the protein MGNIELTYQAKKALCHHVATANQYFGQSFPIPDINFKLRGKAAGKAYLQGWEIRLNPILFSENREPFLQEVIPHELAHLITFQRFGRVKPHGKEWKMMMERVFLLRAKTTHNFEITSVQGKTFEYQCQCNCYPLTIRRHNKAQNGNAQYSCRECKQKLVYTGIQLT; this is encoded by the coding sequence TTGGGCAATATAGAGCTTACTTATCAAGCAAAAAAAGCATTGTGTCATCATGTTGCCACTGCGAATCAATATTTTGGCCAATCATTTCCGATCCCTGATATCAACTTTAAACTTAGAGGAAAGGCCGCCGGAAAGGCTTATCTACAAGGCTGGGAAATTCGTCTTAATCCGATTCTTTTTAGTGAAAATAGAGAGCCGTTCTTGCAAGAAGTCATCCCACACGAATTAGCACATTTAATCACTTTCCAGCGATTTGGCCGTGTGAAGCCTCATGGGAAAGAGTGGAAGATGATGATGGAACGTGTATTTCTATTGCGTGCAAAAACCACACACAACTTTGAAATCACCTCGGTTCAAGGAAAGACATTTGAATATCAATGTCAATGCAACTGTTACCCACTCACTATTCGTCGCCATAACAAGGCACAAAATGGCAACGCACAATACAGCTGCAGAGAGTGCAAACAAAAACTCGTTTACACAGGCATTCAATTAACCTAG
- the epd gene encoding erythrose-4-phosphate dehydrogenase, translating to MLRIAINGFGRIGRNVLRALYESGKNNQIQVVAVNELAQPDAMAHLLQYDTSHGRFGKKVSNDQEHLFIHHQNGEFDSVRILHLADIELLPWRDLQVDVVLDCTGVYGNRDDGLKHIAAGSKKVLFSHPGANDLDNTIIYGVNHKTLLDKHNIVSNGSCTTNCIVPIIKVLDDAFGIDSGTITTIHSSMNDQQVIDAYHPDLRRSRSASQSIIPVDTKLHKGIERIFPKFSNKFEAISVRVPTVNVTAMDLSVTINTKVKVNDVNQTIIEASQCTLRHIVDYTEKPLVSIDFNHDSHSAIVDGSQTRVSDGRLVKMLVWCDNEWGFANRMLDTTIAMLSCKK from the coding sequence ATGCTAAGAATAGCAATTAATGGCTTCGGCCGGATAGGTCGTAATGTGCTGCGTGCGCTTTATGAAAGTGGTAAAAATAACCAGATTCAAGTTGTTGCCGTAAATGAGTTGGCACAACCGGATGCGATGGCGCATCTTCTTCAATACGACACTAGCCATGGACGTTTTGGTAAAAAAGTATCTAACGACCAAGAACACCTTTTTATCCATCATCAGAATGGTGAGTTCGATTCGGTTAGAATTCTTCATTTAGCGGATATTGAGCTACTGCCGTGGAGAGATCTGCAAGTTGATGTTGTTTTAGACTGCACGGGTGTATATGGAAATAGAGACGATGGGCTTAAACATATTGCTGCGGGCTCAAAAAAGGTACTGTTTTCTCATCCAGGAGCAAACGATCTAGACAATACCATCATCTATGGTGTTAACCATAAAACACTTCTGGATAAGCATAATATTGTGTCAAATGGATCCTGTACAACTAACTGTATCGTACCGATAATCAAGGTATTAGATGATGCATTTGGAATCGACTCTGGCACCATCACGACAATTCATTCATCGATGAATGATCAACAAGTTATTGATGCTTATCATCCGGATCTGAGAAGGTCTCGCTCTGCTAGTCAGTCAATTATTCCTGTGGATACGAAACTTCATAAAGGAATCGAAAGAATATTTCCGAAATTTTCCAACAAATTTGAAGCAATTTCGGTGCGAGTGCCCACTGTAAATGTGACGGCAATGGATTTAAGCGTCACAATTAACACAAAAGTGAAAGTTAATGACGTAAATCAAACCATCATAGAGGCATCTCAGTGTACATTACGTCACATTGTTGACTATACTGAGAAGCCTTTAGTTTCGATCGACTTCAATCACGATTCACACAGTGCAATCGTGGATGGTTCGCAAACTAGAGTGAGTGATGGTCGTCTAGTGAAAATGCTAGTTTGGTGTGACAACGAATGGGGTTTCGCCAATAGAATGCTAGACACAACTATTGCAATGCTGTCATGTAAAAAGTAG
- a CDS encoding phosphoglycerate kinase produces the protein MSVIKMTDLDLAGKRVFIRADLNVPVKNGKVTSDARILASLPTIKMCLEAGAKVMVTSHLGRPTEGEYAEEFSLAPVVNYLNDALDCEVKLAKDYLNGLELNTGELVVLENVRFNKGEKKNEEALSKKYAALCDVFVMDAFGTAHRAQASTHGVGTNAPIACAGPLLAAELEALGKAMDNPARPLVAIVGGSKVSTKLTVLKSLSKIADQLVVGGGIANTFIAAEGHNVGKSLYEADLVETAKILMKECAIPVATDVACAKAFDENAEAVIKHVSEVQDDDMIFDLGPESTAVLAEIISNAKTILWNGPVGVFEFKNFEAGTAGISKAIADSEGFSVAGGGDTLAAIDKFGIKADVSYISTGGGAFLEFVEGKVLPAVAMLEERAKA, from the coding sequence ATGTCTGTAATCAAGATGACTGACCTGGATCTAGCAGGTAAACGTGTATTTATTCGTGCTGATCTAAACGTGCCAGTAAAAAACGGTAAAGTAACTTCTGATGCACGTATTCTAGCATCACTTCCTACTATCAAGATGTGCCTAGAAGCTGGCGCCAAAGTAATGGTTACTTCACATTTAGGTCGTCCTACAGAAGGCGAATATGCTGAAGAGTTCTCTCTAGCACCTGTAGTTAACTATTTAAATGATGCACTTGATTGTGAAGTAAAACTTGCAAAAGATTACTTAAACGGTCTAGAACTAAACACGGGTGAGCTTGTTGTTCTTGAAAACGTTCGCTTTAATAAAGGCGAAAAGAAGAATGAAGAAGCGCTTTCTAAGAAGTATGCGGCGCTTTGTGATGTATTTGTAATGGATGCGTTTGGTACTGCTCACCGAGCTCAAGCTTCAACTCACGGTGTTGGAACTAACGCACCAATTGCTTGTGCAGGCCCTCTTCTTGCTGCAGAACTTGAAGCACTAGGCAAAGCGATGGACAATCCAGCGCGTCCTCTTGTTGCTATTGTTGGTGGTTCTAAGGTTTCAACTAAACTAACCGTTCTTAAGTCACTCTCTAAAATTGCCGACCAGCTTGTTGTTGGTGGTGGTATTGCGAATACATTTATCGCAGCTGAAGGTCACAATGTAGGTAAGTCTTTATACGAGGCAGACCTAGTTGAAACCGCTAAGATATTGATGAAAGAATGTGCAATCCCTGTAGCAACTGATGTTGCTTGTGCAAAAGCATTTGATGAAAATGCGGAAGCGGTAATCAAGCATGTTTCTGAGGTTCAAGATGACGACATGATTTTTGACCTTGGCCCAGAATCTACTGCGGTTCTTGCTGAAATTATCAGCAACGCTAAAACCATTCTTTGGAATGGCCCTGTTGGTGTATTTGAATTCAAAAACTTTGAAGCAGGCACCGCTGGCATCTCTAAAGCCATTGCTGATTCAGAAGGTTTCTCTGTCGCTGGTGGTGGTGATACTCTTGCGGCTATCGACAAATTCGGTATTAAAGCAGATGTTTCTTACATCTCAACAGGTGGCGGTGCATTCCTTGAGTTTGTTGAAGGCAAAGTACTTCCTGCTGTAGCAATGCTAGAAGAACGTGCTAAAGCATAA
- the metK gene encoding methionine adenosyltransferase: MAKHLFTSESVSEGHPDKIADQISDAVLDAILEQDPKARVACETYVKTGMVMVGGEVTTSAWVDIEEITRQTVREIGYVHSDMGFDADSCAVLNTIGKQSPDINQGVDKADPKEQGAGDQGIMFGYATNETAVLMPAPITYSHLLVQKQAEVRKNGTLDWLRPDAKSQVTFQYDQGKIVGIDAVVLSTQHSDTISTPDLREAVMEEIIKPVLPSEWLSKETSFFINPTGRFVIGGPMGDCGLTGRKIIVDTYGGAARHGGGAFSGKDPSKVDRSAAYAARYVAKNIVAAGFADRCEIQLSYAIGIADPTSIMVETFGTEKVSHDVIIKAIRQFFDLRPYGLQEMLDLLQPIYKKTAAYGHFGREEFPWEATDKVDVLRDFAGLKY; encoded by the coding sequence ATGGCTAAACATCTATTTACTTCTGAATCTGTTTCAGAAGGCCATCCAGATAAAATCGCAGACCAAATTTCAGATGCTGTTCTTGATGCCATCCTTGAGCAAGATCCTAAAGCACGTGTTGCTTGTGAAACCTATGTAAAAACTGGCATGGTCATGGTTGGTGGTGAAGTAACCACATCTGCATGGGTAGATATTGAAGAGATCACTCGTCAGACCGTTCGTGAAATTGGCTACGTTCATTCAGATATGGGTTTCGATGCGGACTCTTGTGCAGTACTGAATACCATCGGTAAGCAATCTCCAGACATCAACCAAGGCGTTGATAAAGCGGATCCAAAAGAGCAAGGTGCTGGCGACCAAGGCATCATGTTTGGTTATGCAACAAACGAAACCGCAGTATTAATGCCTGCACCTATTACCTATTCTCATCTACTTGTTCAAAAACAAGCAGAGGTTCGTAAAAATGGGACGCTAGATTGGCTGCGCCCAGATGCTAAAAGTCAGGTCACTTTCCAATACGATCAAGGCAAGATTGTAGGTATTGATGCCGTTGTTCTTTCAACTCAACACAGCGATACTATTTCTACACCGGATCTGCGCGAAGCAGTGATGGAAGAGATTATCAAGCCAGTACTTCCTTCTGAATGGCTAAGTAAAGAGACTAGCTTCTTTATTAATCCAACGGGTCGTTTTGTTATTGGCGGCCCAATGGGTGACTGTGGTCTTACTGGTCGTAAGATTATTGTGGATACTTATGGCGGTGCAGCTCGTCACGGTGGCGGAGCATTTTCTGGCAAAGATCCATCAAAGGTGGATCGCAGTGCAGCTTACGCCGCTCGTTATGTTGCTAAAAATATTGTTGCCGCTGGTTTTGCAGATCGCTGTGAGATTCAACTTTCTTATGCCATTGGTATTGCTGATCCAACATCGATTATGGTCGAGACATTCGGAACCGAAAAAGTGTCCCACGACGTCATCATCAAAGCCATTCGTCAGTTCTTCGATCTTCGTCCATATGGCCTACAAGAAATGCTCGACCTTCTTCAACCAATCTATAAGAAAACGGCAGCTTACGGCCACTTTGGCCGTGAAGAATTCCCTTGGGAAGCGACAGATAAAGTCGACGTTCTACGCGATTTTGCTGGGCTAAAGTATTAA
- a CDS encoding DUF2189 domain-containing protein, with the protein MATIVPDKLHKKESKQHHVPDHDYARTIACNKIDASAPFRWVRLGIKDFFLLPTISFFYGLCFMAAAIAVVQLTQWQGSHLIVLPSLIVFMLIGPFLALGLYDASWQREKGHQANLLKSIKAINRNSTSQWAFAVLLTVTLIFWMRIAALVHVFYPQVESAPLADFIPFLLTNAVIGLVVAGLIFSISAFSIPLMMERRVDMMTAVFTSFNAVKENLSAMIVWAIMICIGTLIGFATYGVGMLAVIPILGYGTWHAYRETIVRK; encoded by the coding sequence ATGGCTACAATTGTGCCAGATAAACTACATAAAAAAGAATCTAAACAACATCATGTTCCTGATCATGACTACGCACGAACGATTGCTTGCAATAAGATCGATGCTTCCGCGCCCTTTCGTTGGGTGAGATTGGGTATTAAGGATTTTTTCCTACTACCAACCATCAGTTTTTTTTATGGGCTTTGCTTTATGGCCGCCGCGATCGCGGTAGTTCAATTAACTCAGTGGCAAGGATCACACCTTATTGTGTTACCTAGTCTTATCGTATTTATGCTAATAGGTCCATTTTTAGCGCTTGGACTGTATGACGCGAGTTGGCAGCGCGAGAAAGGTCATCAAGCTAATCTTCTTAAATCTATAAAAGCGATCAATAGAAACTCTACTTCTCAATGGGCATTCGCGGTATTGCTCACTGTTACTCTAATTTTTTGGATGAGAATTGCCGCTCTTGTGCATGTTTTTTACCCACAAGTTGAAAGCGCACCGTTAGCTGACTTCATTCCTTTTCTTCTTACTAACGCCGTTATCGGGTTAGTGGTTGCTGGGTTGATTTTCAGTATTTCTGCTTTCTCTATCCCGTTAATGATGGAAAGGCGTGTAGACATGATGACTGCCGTGTTTACAAGTTTCAATGCTGTAAAAGAAAACCTATCGGCAATGATTGTCTGGGCGATAATGATCTGTATTGGTACCCTAATTGGCTTTGCGACCTACGGCGTCGGAATGCTAGCGGTCATTCCAATACTTGGGTATGGTACATGGCATGCTTATCGCGAAACCATAGTAAGAAAATAG